The following proteins are co-located in the Dromiciops gliroides isolate mDroGli1 chromosome 2, mDroGli1.pri, whole genome shotgun sequence genome:
- the ADI1 gene encoding 1,2-dihydroxy-3-keto-5-methylthiopentene dioxygenase, producing MGNFEAAQANLQLDADKYENDPELEKIRKEKNYSWMDIITICRDKLPNYEEKIKMFYEEHLHLDDEIRYILDGSGYFDVRDKEDKWIRIFMEKGDMITLPAGIYHRFTLDETDYVKAMRLFVGEPVWKAYNRPADHFEIRGQYLQFLTQSA from the exons ATGGGAAATTTTGAGGCTGCCCAAGCTAACTTGCAG CTGGATGCTGACAAGTATGAGAATGACCCAGAACTAGAGAAGAtccgaaaagaaaaaaactactcTTGGATGGACATAATAACCATCTGCAGAGATAAGCTGCCAAATTATGAAGAAAAG ATCAAGATGTTTTATGAAGAACATTTACACCTTGATGATGAAATTCGATATATCCTGGATGGAAGTGGATACTTTGATGTAAGAGATAAAGAAGACAAGTGGATCCGCATCTTCATGGAGAAAGGAGACATGATAACACTTCCAGCTGGGATTTATCATCGCTTCACCCTGGATGAAACA GACTATGTTAAAGCAATGAGGCTGTTTGTTGGGGAACCGGTCTGGAAAGCATACAATCGTCCGGCTGATCATTTTGAAATTCGAGGACAGTACTTGCAGTTTCTGACCCAAAGTGCATAG